From a single Pseudopipra pipra isolate bDixPip1 chromosome 15, bDixPip1.hap1, whole genome shotgun sequence genomic region:
- the LOC135422508 gene encoding ovomucoid-like — translation MKTTGVFVLLALAVLCLANADKENEVDCSEYRRLERGKPIYCERLYQPFCGSDGKTYNNKCSFCKAVLRSRGALRVKQAGVC, via the exons ATGAAGACAACAGGAGTCTTTGTGCTCCTCGCTCTGGCAGTTCTTTGCTTGGCAA ATGCTGACAAAGAGAACGAA GTGGACTGCAGTGAATACAGGAGATTAGAGAGAGGAAAACCCATTTACTGCGAAAGGCTCTATCAACCCTTCTGCGGCTCTGATGGAAAAACATATAACAACAAATGTTCTTTCTGCAAAGCAGTCCT GAGAAGTAGAGGTGCCTTACGCGTGAAGCAAGCAGGGGTCTGCTGA